The Coregonus clupeaformis isolate EN_2021a chromosome 13, ASM2061545v1, whole genome shotgun sequence genome includes a region encoding these proteins:
- the LOC121579490 gene encoding guanine nucleotide-binding protein G(I)/G(S)/G(O) subunit gamma-3, producing the protein MKGDTPVNSTMSVGQARKLVEQLKIEASFCRIKVSKAAADLMAYCDAHAIEDPLITPVPTSENPFREKKLFCALL; encoded by the exons ATGAAAGGAGACACCCCAGTGAACAGCACCATGAGTGTCGGCCAAGCCAGGAAGCTGGTGGAGCAATTGAAGATTGAAGCCAGTTTTTGCAGGATCAAG GTATCAAAGGCGGCTGCAGACCTGATGGCATACTGTGATGCCCACGCCATTGAGGACCCCCTCATCACCCCTGTGCCCACCTCGGAGAACCCATTCAGGGAGAAGAAGCTCTTCTGTGCACTTCTTTGA
- the LOC121579488 gene encoding U4/U6.U5 tri-snRNP-associated protein 1-like isoform X2, with product MGSSKKHKEKGRDKDAEERHREHKKHRHKDRERDKERNGTREREKRKRSRSKERNGRCSEREGRSKGERSTGEPRVKKEKVEAGYEESPGIGPQSASGDASLSIEETNKLRAKLGLKPLEMTDTTKELGTKEQPMVAETINPVYIKQQKEMREKLAAMKEKRLLNKKLGKVKTLAEGDWLDDTVAWVERNRKMAKEKELAEKRAKLLQEMDEEFGVSNLVEEEFGQAKKAAYRSQDLKGLTVQHRVESFNEGETVILTLQDKGVLEEEDDVLVNVGLVDKEKAEKNVELKKKKPDYKAYEEDESVDDMVTFKPRTVLGKYDEEIDGEKKKSFQLSKGGCAEGERERELQAIRETLRNQAQSLEMPALAIASEYYTPQEMVGFKKTKVRVRKIRKKEKALPDELQLDDTRNTDFGSRVRDRGRRQLDEEGQEVVNEGVCIPGLDVPQQSDDIRMADMDISDDEDFTPPEPAVLEEDEAEQDLQKQLEKQRKLKQKQLLKDSGEKVAEQVRGLARGDDEDDKNKLNIVFNATSEFCRTLGDIPTYGLSGNREDQEDIMNFEQEAERDGAGGSDSDEDENVGWSIVNVDEEQKQPDFSTASTTILDEEPIVKSGLAAALALCKNKGLLDTQMQKISRVRAPTGALPNDNYSIEDKMTIDDKYSWREEYRGFTQDFKEKDAYKPDVKIEYVDESGRKLTPKEAFRQLSHRFHGKGSGKMKTERRMKKLEEEALCLTLLTQIILGHF from the exons ATGGGTTCGTCGAAGAAACACAAGGAGAAAGGGCGTGATAAGGATGCCGAAGAGCGTCACCGCGAACACAAAAAACACCGTCACAAGGACCGGGAGAGGGACAAGGAACGAAATGGCACCCGAGAAAGGGAGAAGAGGAAACGGTCCAGATCGAAGGAAAGGAACGGACGGTGTTCCGAGAGAGAAGGTCGCAGTAAAGGCGAAAGGAGTACAGGGGAGCCTCGTGTAAAGAAAGAAAAAGTGGAGGCCGGATATGAAGAGAGCCCAG GAATTGGACCACAGTCTGCAAGTGGAGATGCCTCACTTAGCATTGAAGAGACAAA CAAGCTGAGGGCCAAGCTTGGTCTGAAGCCTCTGGAAATGACTGACACCACTAAAG AGCTCGGCACGAAGGAGCAGCCAATGGTTGCGGAGACTATCAACCCTGTGTACATCAAACAGCAGAAAGAGATGAGGGAGAAACTGGCGGCTATGAAGGAAAAGAGGCTCCTCAATAAGAAACTGGG gaAAGTGAAGACCTTAGCAGAAGGAGACTGGCTGGACGACACTGTAGCCTGGGTGGAGAGGAACCGGAAGATGGCCAAAGAGAAAGAACTGGCAGAGAAGAGA GCCAAACTTCTGCAGGAGATGGATGAGGAGTTTGGTGTGAGCAATCTGGTGGAGGAGGAGTTTGGACAGGCCAAGAAG GCCGCTTACAGGTCCCAGGACCTAAAGGGTCTCACTGTGCAGCATAGGGTGGAGTCATTTAATGAAGGGGAGACTGTCATCCTCACACTGCAAGACAAAG GTGTGCTTGAAGAGGAGGACGATGTTCTTGTAAACGTGGGTCTAGTGGACAAAGAAAAGGCTGAGAAGAATGTGGAGTTGAAGAAGAAAAAGCCTGATTACAAAGCTTACGAAGAGGACGAGAGTGTAGATGACATGGTTACG TTCAAGCCGCGTACTGTGCTGGGCAAGTATGATGAGGAGATTgatggagagaagaagaagagtttCCAGCTGAGCAAAGGGGGCTGTGCTGAGGGGGAAAGGGAACGGGAGCTCCAGGCCATCCGGGAGACCCTGAGGAACCAGGCCCAGTCCCTGGAGATGCCTGCTCTCGCTATTGCCTCCGAGTACTACACACCACAGGAGATG GTGGGCTTTAAGAAGACCAAGGTGCGCGTCAGGAAGATCAGGAAGAAGGAGAAGGCGTTGCCTGACGAGCTCCAACTAGACGACACGCGCAACACCGACTTCGGCTCCAG GGTTCGGGATCGGGGTCGCAGGCAGTTGGATGAGGAGGGCCAGGAGGTGGTAAATGAGGGTGTCTGCATACCGGGACTAGATGTACCCCAACAGTCTGATGACATCAGGATGGCGGACATGGACATCAGTGATGATG AGGACTTCACTCCCCCTGAGCCGGCTGTGCTGGAGGAGGACGAGGCAGAGCAAGATCTGCAGAAACAGCTGGAGAAGCAGAGGAAGCTCAAACAGAAGCAGCTGCTCAAAGACTCTGGGGAAAAG GTGGCAGAGCAGGTCCGAGGGCTTGCAAGAGGTGACGACGAAGACGACAAGAACAAGCTGAACATTGTGTTCAACGCCACCTCTGAGTTCTGCAGAACTCTGGGTGACATCCCCACCTACGGCCtgtcaggaaacagagaggaCCAAGAGGACATCATG AATTTTGAGCAGGAGGCGGAGAGAGATGGGGCTGGAGGTTCAGACTCAGATGAGGATGAGAATGTTGGCTGGAGCATTGTCAACGTGGATGAGGAACAGAAGCAGCCTGAT TTCtccacagcctcaaccaccatCCTGGATGAAGAACCCATTGTCAAGTCTGGGCTGGCTGCTGCCTTGGCACTTTGCAAGAATAAGG GTCTCTTGGACACTCAAATGCAGAAGATATCCCGTGTCCGTGCTCCTACCGGTGCCCTGCCCAATGATAACTACAGCATTGAGGACAAGAT GACTATAGATGACAAGTACAGTTGGAGGGAGGAATATAGAGGCTTCACCCAGGACTTCAAAGAGAAGGACGCCTACAAGCCTGACGTCAAAATTGAGTATGTGGATGAATCTGGACGGAAGCTCACTCCCAAAGAG GCTTTCCGGCAGCTCTCACATCGGTTCCATGGGAAGGGGTCTGGCAAGATGAAGACTGAGAGGAGGATGAAAAAGCTGGAAGAGGAAGCGTTATGTCTAACCTTGCTCACTCAGATTATTTTAGGTCACTTTTGA
- the LOC121579489 gene encoding barrier-to-autointegration factor: MSSTSQKHKEFVAEPMGEKPVNALAGIGEVLGKRLEEKGFDKAYVVLGQFLVLKKDEELFRDWLKDTCGANVKQQGDCYGCLREWCDSFL; the protein is encoded by the exons ATGTCGTCAACATCCCAGAAACACAAAGAGTTTGTGGCAGAACCCATGGGGGAGAAGCCAGTCAATGCACTTGCTGGCATTGGAGAGGTGCTTGGCAAGAGACTGGAGGAGAAGGGCTTCGACAAG GCTTACGTGGTCCTGGGTCAGTTCCTAGTGCTGAAGAAGGATGAGGAGCTATTCCGGGACTGGCTGAAAGATACATGTGGGGCCAATGTCAAACAGCAGGGCGATTGCTACGGCTGCCTGCGTGAGTGGTGCGATTCTTTCCTGTAG
- the LOC121579488 gene encoding U4/U6.U5 tri-snRNP-associated protein 1-like isoform X1, whose product MGSSKKHKEKGRDKDAEERHREHKKHRHKDRERDKERNGTREREKRKRSRSKERNGRCSEREGRSKGERSTGEPRVKKEKVEAGYEESPGIGPQSASGDASLSIEETNKLRAKLGLKPLEMTDTTKELGTKEQPMVAETINPVYIKQQKEMREKLAAMKEKRLLNKKLGKVKTLAEGDWLDDTVAWVERNRKMAKEKELAEKRAKLLQEMDEEFGVSNLVEEEFGQAKKAAYRSQDLKGLTVQHRVESFNEGETVILTLQDKGVLEEEDDVLVNVGLVDKEKAEKNVELKKKKPDYKAYEEDESVDDMVTFKPRTVLGKYDEEIDGEKKKSFQLSKGGCAEGERERELQAIRETLRNQAQSLEMPALAIASEYYTPQEMVGFKKTKVRVRKIRKKEKALPDELQLDDTRNTDFGSRVRDRGRRQLDEEGQEVVNEGVCIPGLDVPQQSDDIRMADMDISDDEDFTPPEPAVLEEDEAEQDLQKQLEKQRKLKQKQLLKDSGEKVAEQVRGLARGDDEDDKNKLNIVFNATSEFCRTLGDIPTYGLSGNREDQEDIMNFEQEAERDGAGGSDSDEDENVGWSIVNVDEEQKQPDFSTASTTILDEEPIVKSGLAAALALCKNKGLLDTQMQKISRVRAPTGALPNDNYSIEDKMTIDDKYSWREEYRGFTQDFKEKDAYKPDVKIEYVDESGRKLTPKEAFRQLSHRFHGKGSGKMKTERRMKKLEEEALLKKMSSSDTPLGTVALLQEKQKSQKTPYIVLSGSGKSMNANNITK is encoded by the exons ATGGGTTCGTCGAAGAAACACAAGGAGAAAGGGCGTGATAAGGATGCCGAAGAGCGTCACCGCGAACACAAAAAACACCGTCACAAGGACCGGGAGAGGGACAAGGAACGAAATGGCACCCGAGAAAGGGAGAAGAGGAAACGGTCCAGATCGAAGGAAAGGAACGGACGGTGTTCCGAGAGAGAAGGTCGCAGTAAAGGCGAAAGGAGTACAGGGGAGCCTCGTGTAAAGAAAGAAAAAGTGGAGGCCGGATATGAAGAGAGCCCAG GAATTGGACCACAGTCTGCAAGTGGAGATGCCTCACTTAGCATTGAAGAGACAAA CAAGCTGAGGGCCAAGCTTGGTCTGAAGCCTCTGGAAATGACTGACACCACTAAAG AGCTCGGCACGAAGGAGCAGCCAATGGTTGCGGAGACTATCAACCCTGTGTACATCAAACAGCAGAAAGAGATGAGGGAGAAACTGGCGGCTATGAAGGAAAAGAGGCTCCTCAATAAGAAACTGGG gaAAGTGAAGACCTTAGCAGAAGGAGACTGGCTGGACGACACTGTAGCCTGGGTGGAGAGGAACCGGAAGATGGCCAAAGAGAAAGAACTGGCAGAGAAGAGA GCCAAACTTCTGCAGGAGATGGATGAGGAGTTTGGTGTGAGCAATCTGGTGGAGGAGGAGTTTGGACAGGCCAAGAAG GCCGCTTACAGGTCCCAGGACCTAAAGGGTCTCACTGTGCAGCATAGGGTGGAGTCATTTAATGAAGGGGAGACTGTCATCCTCACACTGCAAGACAAAG GTGTGCTTGAAGAGGAGGACGATGTTCTTGTAAACGTGGGTCTAGTGGACAAAGAAAAGGCTGAGAAGAATGTGGAGTTGAAGAAGAAAAAGCCTGATTACAAAGCTTACGAAGAGGACGAGAGTGTAGATGACATGGTTACG TTCAAGCCGCGTACTGTGCTGGGCAAGTATGATGAGGAGATTgatggagagaagaagaagagtttCCAGCTGAGCAAAGGGGGCTGTGCTGAGGGGGAAAGGGAACGGGAGCTCCAGGCCATCCGGGAGACCCTGAGGAACCAGGCCCAGTCCCTGGAGATGCCTGCTCTCGCTATTGCCTCCGAGTACTACACACCACAGGAGATG GTGGGCTTTAAGAAGACCAAGGTGCGCGTCAGGAAGATCAGGAAGAAGGAGAAGGCGTTGCCTGACGAGCTCCAACTAGACGACACGCGCAACACCGACTTCGGCTCCAG GGTTCGGGATCGGGGTCGCAGGCAGTTGGATGAGGAGGGCCAGGAGGTGGTAAATGAGGGTGTCTGCATACCGGGACTAGATGTACCCCAACAGTCTGATGACATCAGGATGGCGGACATGGACATCAGTGATGATG AGGACTTCACTCCCCCTGAGCCGGCTGTGCTGGAGGAGGACGAGGCAGAGCAAGATCTGCAGAAACAGCTGGAGAAGCAGAGGAAGCTCAAACAGAAGCAGCTGCTCAAAGACTCTGGGGAAAAG GTGGCAGAGCAGGTCCGAGGGCTTGCAAGAGGTGACGACGAAGACGACAAGAACAAGCTGAACATTGTGTTCAACGCCACCTCTGAGTTCTGCAGAACTCTGGGTGACATCCCCACCTACGGCCtgtcaggaaacagagaggaCCAAGAGGACATCATG AATTTTGAGCAGGAGGCGGAGAGAGATGGGGCTGGAGGTTCAGACTCAGATGAGGATGAGAATGTTGGCTGGAGCATTGTCAACGTGGATGAGGAACAGAAGCAGCCTGAT TTCtccacagcctcaaccaccatCCTGGATGAAGAACCCATTGTCAAGTCTGGGCTGGCTGCTGCCTTGGCACTTTGCAAGAATAAGG GTCTCTTGGACACTCAAATGCAGAAGATATCCCGTGTCCGTGCTCCTACCGGTGCCCTGCCCAATGATAACTACAGCATTGAGGACAAGAT GACTATAGATGACAAGTACAGTTGGAGGGAGGAATATAGAGGCTTCACCCAGGACTTCAAAGAGAAGGACGCCTACAAGCCTGACGTCAAAATTGAGTATGTGGATGAATCTGGACGGAAGCTCACTCCCAAAGAG GCTTTCCGGCAGCTCTCACATCGGTTCCATGGGAAGGGGTCTGGCAAGATGAAGACTGAGAGGAGGATGAAAAAGCTGGAAGAGGAAGCG CTGTTAAAGAAGATGAGCAGTAGTGATACCCCTCTAGGAACGGTTGCTTTACTTCAGGAGAAACAGAAGTCACAGAAAACACCCTACATTGTTCTGAGTGGGAGTGGGAAGAGCATGAATGC AAACAACATCACCAAATAG
- the LOC121579488 gene encoding U4/U6.U5 tri-snRNP-associated protein 1-like isoform X3 produces MVAETINPVYIKQQKEMREKLAAMKEKRLLNKKLGKVKTLAEGDWLDDTVAWVERNRKMAKEKELAEKRAKLLQEMDEEFGVSNLVEEEFGQAKKAAYRSQDLKGLTVQHRVESFNEGETVILTLQDKGVLEEEDDVLVNVGLVDKEKAEKNVELKKKKPDYKAYEEDESVDDMVTFKPRTVLGKYDEEIDGEKKKSFQLSKGGCAEGERERELQAIRETLRNQAQSLEMPALAIASEYYTPQEMVGFKKTKVRVRKIRKKEKALPDELQLDDTRNTDFGSRVRDRGRRQLDEEGQEVVNEGVCIPGLDVPQQSDDIRMADMDISDDEDFTPPEPAVLEEDEAEQDLQKQLEKQRKLKQKQLLKDSGEKVAEQVRGLARGDDEDDKNKLNIVFNATSEFCRTLGDIPTYGLSGNREDQEDIMNFEQEAERDGAGGSDSDEDENVGWSIVNVDEEQKQPDFSTASTTILDEEPIVKSGLAAALALCKNKGLLDTQMQKISRVRAPTGALPNDNYSIEDKMTIDDKYSWREEYRGFTQDFKEKDAYKPDVKIEYVDESGRKLTPKEAFRQLSHRFHGKGSGKMKTERRMKKLEEEALLKKMSSSDTPLGTVALLQEKQKSQKTPYIVLSGSGKSMNANNITK; encoded by the exons ATGGTTGCGGAGACTATCAACCCTGTGTACATCAAACAGCAGAAAGAGATGAGGGAGAAACTGGCGGCTATGAAGGAAAAGAGGCTCCTCAATAAGAAACTGGG gaAAGTGAAGACCTTAGCAGAAGGAGACTGGCTGGACGACACTGTAGCCTGGGTGGAGAGGAACCGGAAGATGGCCAAAGAGAAAGAACTGGCAGAGAAGAGA GCCAAACTTCTGCAGGAGATGGATGAGGAGTTTGGTGTGAGCAATCTGGTGGAGGAGGAGTTTGGACAGGCCAAGAAG GCCGCTTACAGGTCCCAGGACCTAAAGGGTCTCACTGTGCAGCATAGGGTGGAGTCATTTAATGAAGGGGAGACTGTCATCCTCACACTGCAAGACAAAG GTGTGCTTGAAGAGGAGGACGATGTTCTTGTAAACGTGGGTCTAGTGGACAAAGAAAAGGCTGAGAAGAATGTGGAGTTGAAGAAGAAAAAGCCTGATTACAAAGCTTACGAAGAGGACGAGAGTGTAGATGACATGGTTACG TTCAAGCCGCGTACTGTGCTGGGCAAGTATGATGAGGAGATTgatggagagaagaagaagagtttCCAGCTGAGCAAAGGGGGCTGTGCTGAGGGGGAAAGGGAACGGGAGCTCCAGGCCATCCGGGAGACCCTGAGGAACCAGGCCCAGTCCCTGGAGATGCCTGCTCTCGCTATTGCCTCCGAGTACTACACACCACAGGAGATG GTGGGCTTTAAGAAGACCAAGGTGCGCGTCAGGAAGATCAGGAAGAAGGAGAAGGCGTTGCCTGACGAGCTCCAACTAGACGACACGCGCAACACCGACTTCGGCTCCAG GGTTCGGGATCGGGGTCGCAGGCAGTTGGATGAGGAGGGCCAGGAGGTGGTAAATGAGGGTGTCTGCATACCGGGACTAGATGTACCCCAACAGTCTGATGACATCAGGATGGCGGACATGGACATCAGTGATGATG AGGACTTCACTCCCCCTGAGCCGGCTGTGCTGGAGGAGGACGAGGCAGAGCAAGATCTGCAGAAACAGCTGGAGAAGCAGAGGAAGCTCAAACAGAAGCAGCTGCTCAAAGACTCTGGGGAAAAG GTGGCAGAGCAGGTCCGAGGGCTTGCAAGAGGTGACGACGAAGACGACAAGAACAAGCTGAACATTGTGTTCAACGCCACCTCTGAGTTCTGCAGAACTCTGGGTGACATCCCCACCTACGGCCtgtcaggaaacagagaggaCCAAGAGGACATCATG AATTTTGAGCAGGAGGCGGAGAGAGATGGGGCTGGAGGTTCAGACTCAGATGAGGATGAGAATGTTGGCTGGAGCATTGTCAACGTGGATGAGGAACAGAAGCAGCCTGAT TTCtccacagcctcaaccaccatCCTGGATGAAGAACCCATTGTCAAGTCTGGGCTGGCTGCTGCCTTGGCACTTTGCAAGAATAAGG GTCTCTTGGACACTCAAATGCAGAAGATATCCCGTGTCCGTGCTCCTACCGGTGCCCTGCCCAATGATAACTACAGCATTGAGGACAAGAT GACTATAGATGACAAGTACAGTTGGAGGGAGGAATATAGAGGCTTCACCCAGGACTTCAAAGAGAAGGACGCCTACAAGCCTGACGTCAAAATTGAGTATGTGGATGAATCTGGACGGAAGCTCACTCCCAAAGAG GCTTTCCGGCAGCTCTCACATCGGTTCCATGGGAAGGGGTCTGGCAAGATGAAGACTGAGAGGAGGATGAAAAAGCTGGAAGAGGAAGCG CTGTTAAAGAAGATGAGCAGTAGTGATACCCCTCTAGGAACGGTTGCTTTACTTCAGGAGAAACAGAAGTCACAGAAAACACCCTACATTGTTCTGAGTGGGAGTGGGAAGAGCATGAATGC AAACAACATCACCAAATAG